One window of the Rhipicephalus microplus isolate Deutch F79 chromosome 2, USDA_Rmic, whole genome shotgun sequence genome contains the following:
- the LOC142775011 gene encoding fatty acyl-CoA reductase 1-like isoform X1, producing the protein MTTNETRLREITPPTAEIQFDAGSEIARFYKDRTVLITGGTGFVGKVLLEKVLRCCPVKRAYLLVRSKHGVEPNARVEEMFKCEILQRLQREVPGALSKITVIPGDLALPGLGLSKADMFAIISEVSVVFHLAATLRFFDPLRQVTQLNVVGTQHMVGICNRMSNLCAFVHVSTAYSNWNREDVQEIVYRAPIDVQQLIQIIESLDEKTVIPVTNLQFGQPNNYVLTKCVTESLLLEKQSELPLAIVRPSIVTASWREPCPGWIDNYNACTGIVVSIGMGLLRTMLLSKNCIADLIPVDVVANTLICVAWHVASTRPTQLKVYNCTSSALQPHTWGEVIEQVRRVTVQFPLPNARRSPSVITTTSKFFYRLALYCQCYVPAFLGDVALRLIGKNASFSTWTFASLIGVSTGITTCWVFASTSSTWMTQRSSRSILASDAVIVYRRTRVMTLKINIYDSPGQEHEGFWHSENFVPLSNAEQTLSKLNWLRAFKTVLTFELHYC; encoded by the exons ATGACGACGAATGAAACCCGTTTGCGAGAAATTACGCCACCCACCGCTGAAATCCAATTCGATGCTGGATCAGAGATCGCACGTTTCTACAAGGATCGCACGGTACTCATCACCGGAGGCACCGGTTTCGTTGGGAAG GTTCTGCTTGAAAAGGTGCTACGATGTTGCCCTGTAAAAAGGGCATACCTTCTGGTGCGGAGCAAGCATGGCGTGGAACCAAACGCGAGAGTGGAGGAAATGTTCAAGTGTGAG ATACTTCAGCGACTTCAACGAGAAGTACCGGGGGCCCTAAGCAAAATAACAGTAATACCAGGAGATCTGGCTCTCCCAGGCCTCGGACTGAGTAAAGCAGACATGTTCgctataatcagtgaagtgtctGTGGTCTTTCACCTGGCAGCCACACTTAGATTTTTTGACCCGCTCAG ACAAGTTACTCAGCTGAATGTCGTGGGAACACAGCACATGGTAGGGATCTGTAATAGAATGTCCAACCTTTGT GCATTTGTCCACGTGTCAACTGCGTACAGTAATTGGAATAGAGAAGACGTGCAGGAAATCGTGTACCGAGCACCTATAGACGTCCAACAGCTGATACAAATCATTGA GTCTTTAGACGAAAAGACAGTGATCCCGGTGACAAATCTTCAGTTCGGACAGCCGAACAATTACGTCTTGACCAAGTGCGTCACGGAGTCTCTACTGCTGGAGAAACAGAGCGAGCTTCCTCTCGCTATCGTGCGGCCCTCCATTGTTACTGCTTCGTGGAGGGAACCATGTCCG GGTTGGATCGACAATTACAATGCCTGTACGGGTATCGTCGTGTCG ATAGGTATGGGCTTGCTGCGGACGATGTTACTTTCTAAAAACTGCATTGCAGACCTCATCCCAGTGGACGTCGTGGCCAATACGCTTATTTGCGTTGCCTGGCACGTAGCCTCAACAAG GCCAACGCAGCTGAAGGTATACAATTGTACTAGCAGTGCTTTACAACCACACACGTGGGGCGAGGTTATCGAACAAGTAAGGAGGGTCACGGTGCAATTTCCTTTGCCGAACGCTCGTCGGTCCCCCAGCGTCATCACGACGACCAGCAAATTCTTCTATCGGCTGGCTCTGTACTGTCAGTGTTATGTACCGGCATTTCTTGGAGACGTCGCCTTGCGGTTAATCGGAAAGAATGCAAG CTTTTCAACCTGGACGTTCGCAAGCTTGATTGGTGTCAGTACTGGGATAACTACATGCTGGGTATTCGCAAGTACCTCTTCAACGTGGATGACCCAGCGTTCCAGCAGGAGCATATTAGCGTCTGACGCGGTAATCGTATACAGACGAACACGAGTCATGACTTTAAAGATAAACATTTATGACTCGCCTGGACAGGAGCACGAGGGATTCTGGCATAGTGAAAATTTTGTGCCGTTAAGTAACGCTGAGCAAACGTTAAGCAAGTTAAATTGGTTACGTGCGTTTAAAACGGTTCTAACATTTGAGCTACATTATTGTTAA
- the LOC142775011 gene encoding fatty acyl-CoA reductase 1-like isoform X2: MTTNETRLREITPPTAEIQFDAGSEIARFYKDRTVLITGGTGFVGKVLLEKVLRCCPVKRAYLLVRSKHGVEPNARVEEMFKCEILQRLQREVPGALSKITVIPGDLALPGLGLSKADMFAIISEVSVVFHLAATLRFFDPLRQVTQLNVVGTQHMVGICNRMSNLCAFVHVSTAYSNWNREDVQEIVYRAPIDVQQLIQIIESLDEKTVIPVTNLQFGQPNNYVLTKCVTESLLLEKQSELPLAIVRPSIVTASWREPCPGWIDNYNACTGIVVSIGMGLLRTMLLSKNCIADLIPVDVVANTLICVAWHVASTRPTQLKVYNCTSSALQPHTWGEVIEQVRRVTVQFPLPNARRSPSVITTTSKFFYRLALYCQCYVPAFLGDVALRLIGKNASIVNQYR; this comes from the exons ATGACGACGAATGAAACCCGTTTGCGAGAAATTACGCCACCCACCGCTGAAATCCAATTCGATGCTGGATCAGAGATCGCACGTTTCTACAAGGATCGCACGGTACTCATCACCGGAGGCACCGGTTTCGTTGGGAAG GTTCTGCTTGAAAAGGTGCTACGATGTTGCCCTGTAAAAAGGGCATACCTTCTGGTGCGGAGCAAGCATGGCGTGGAACCAAACGCGAGAGTGGAGGAAATGTTCAAGTGTGAG ATACTTCAGCGACTTCAACGAGAAGTACCGGGGGCCCTAAGCAAAATAACAGTAATACCAGGAGATCTGGCTCTCCCAGGCCTCGGACTGAGTAAAGCAGACATGTTCgctataatcagtgaagtgtctGTGGTCTTTCACCTGGCAGCCACACTTAGATTTTTTGACCCGCTCAG ACAAGTTACTCAGCTGAATGTCGTGGGAACACAGCACATGGTAGGGATCTGTAATAGAATGTCCAACCTTTGT GCATTTGTCCACGTGTCAACTGCGTACAGTAATTGGAATAGAGAAGACGTGCAGGAAATCGTGTACCGAGCACCTATAGACGTCCAACAGCTGATACAAATCATTGA GTCTTTAGACGAAAAGACAGTGATCCCGGTGACAAATCTTCAGTTCGGACAGCCGAACAATTACGTCTTGACCAAGTGCGTCACGGAGTCTCTACTGCTGGAGAAACAGAGCGAGCTTCCTCTCGCTATCGTGCGGCCCTCCATTGTTACTGCTTCGTGGAGGGAACCATGTCCG GGTTGGATCGACAATTACAATGCCTGTACGGGTATCGTCGTGTCG ATAGGTATGGGCTTGCTGCGGACGATGTTACTTTCTAAAAACTGCATTGCAGACCTCATCCCAGTGGACGTCGTGGCCAATACGCTTATTTGCGTTGCCTGGCACGTAGCCTCAACAAG GCCAACGCAGCTGAAGGTATACAATTGTACTAGCAGTGCTTTACAACCACACACGTGGGGCGAGGTTATCGAACAAGTAAGGAGGGTCACGGTGCAATTTCCTTTGCCGAACGCTCGTCGGTCCCCCAGCGTCATCACGACGACCAGCAAATTCTTCTATCGGCTGGCTCTGTACTGTCAGTGTTATGTACCGGCATTTCTTGGAGACGTCGCCTTGCGGTTAATCGGAAAGAATGCAAG taTTGTTAACCAGTATCGCTAA